A genomic segment from Dehalococcoidia bacterium encodes:
- a CDS encoding S8 family serine peptidase, whose amino-acid sequence MKLKLVASILLMICLLCSLASHVAKAQSGSESAQQAAIDYVLKTHKIPIERLTTIDHQLCTLDMVTKEQVHTVVVLDTQKYGTAYKLVVDSSGRVMDFTTYDAVITEHYQKKYGKLSPDLYDLLAVKSDDDLVKVGIWLKSDDRAIVTAVSAKYPEANLSHGRATTVIDANLYRQIETEMSEARKKASSDSTQPIVDFLKTSGYPARNIINHTPIVFAELPKNVIAKLATRPDVDMIYREVDDYINSLDTSAPTIGAPEVWTSGYSGAGITVGILEDDGVDFDNGFFNPGGTYLNPGNPTGDHASANIGNHATYVASIVASQDPTYKGIAPDAALQSINTLAFDDPTIINAIDNWAIPQGVNIINASFTSPSGGQVDLLSRYFDHVALTNYKTIVVSAGNIGSMHENYVANPALGYNIISVGNFVNNDTTNWSDDVIEPDSCYQNPPNREVPIVAAPGTGTTARGLNGGLPTLGGTSAAAPHVAGEVALLMQQKWTLKWWPELTRAVVMTSALHNIEGDSRLSDRDGSGGISAKYASQILSANHFDNGTFTQTNFPVGTNKDYLVNVNAGDRVRATICWDAHPAATLPYDYPSPALSADFDMYVYAPDGTFWAFSASSYNSYEIVDFNAAVSGQYTIRIHNFSMSSTDEYYGFAWDARAPLHTLTTHVSPFLTGTVEQVPFLSGAYDQGAVVNVTAHPAANYHFVNWTGDTGTIANPNSANTTITMNGDYTITANFAINTYTVSASVSGGHGSVSPTSQNINHGSSATINITPDTGYHIATITDNGVSQTIVNPYVIYNVTAAHSVAVTFAINTYTLTYTAGANGSISGSSPQTVNYGSSGTAVTAVPATGYHFVNWSDSSTANPRTDTNVTANITVTANFAFDIPPNSPPVVTDIPNQTIIEGNAFAVINLDDYVADPDNSDSQITWTCSGNVELTVSITNRVATISAPGSEWTGSETVTFRATDPSGLWDEDQATLTVEIWDPWMYDTNANGVIDKDEVTQAMLDYLFNGKITKEQMTDVMMLYLFGG is encoded by the coding sequence ATGAAACTCAAATTGGTTGCGTCAATTCTATTGATGATATGCCTTCTATGTTCTTTGGCTTCACACGTTGCTAAGGCACAGAGTGGCTCTGAGAGTGCGCAGCAAGCGGCGATTGACTACGTTTTAAAAACCCATAAAATTCCCATTGAAAGGTTGACCACAATTGATCATCAGCTTTGTACGCTGGATATGGTGACCAAGGAACAGGTGCACACGGTCGTTGTGCTAGACACCCAAAAGTATGGGACGGCGTATAAGCTGGTGGTTGATTCATCGGGTAGGGTTATGGATTTCACGACTTACGATGCGGTGATAACCGAGCATTATCAAAAGAAATATGGCAAACTGTCTCCTGACCTTTATGACTTGCTGGCAGTTAAAAGTGATGATGATCTGGTCAAAGTAGGAATCTGGCTGAAAAGCGATGACAGGGCCATCGTAACTGCGGTGTCCGCAAAATATCCAGAGGCCAATCTATCTCATGGAAGGGCGACAACAGTAATTGACGCAAACCTATACAGGCAAATTGAAACAGAAATGTCTGAAGCCAGAAAGAAGGCTAGCTCAGATAGCACGCAGCCGATAGTGGATTTCCTAAAAACTAGTGGCTATCCCGCTAGGAACATCATCAACCATACGCCAATCGTCTTTGCAGAACTGCCGAAGAACGTTATTGCGAAACTTGCGACCAGACCCGACGTTGATATGATTTACAGAGAGGTCGATGACTATATTAATTCGCTGGATACATCAGCTCCAACCATTGGCGCGCCAGAAGTGTGGACCTCTGGATATAGCGGAGCCGGTATTACTGTAGGAATACTGGAGGATGACGGAGTAGATTTCGACAACGGATTTTTCAATCCCGGTGGTACTTACCTGAATCCTGGCAATCCTACAGGCGATCACGCTAGTGCCAATATAGGTAATCATGCAACTTATGTTGCAAGTATTGTAGCCAGTCAGGACCCCACATACAAAGGGATTGCTCCCGATGCCGCATTGCAGAGCATAAATACTCTGGCATTTGACGATCCTACCATTATTAATGCCATAGACAATTGGGCTATTCCACAAGGAGTGAATATCATTAATGCGTCATTTACTTCGCCAAGCGGGGGGCAGGTGGACCTGCTAAGCCGCTATTTTGACCATGTTGCGCTTACCAACTACAAAACCATTGTTGTCAGTGCCGGTAATATTGGTTCGATGCACGAGAACTACGTTGCGAACCCTGCCCTTGGTTACAACATTATAAGCGTAGGGAACTTCGTCAATAATGATACAACCAACTGGAGCGATGATGTCATAGAACCTGATTCCTGCTATCAAAATCCTCCAAATAGAGAGGTGCCTATTGTTGCAGCCCCTGGAACTGGTACAACAGCTCGTGGCCTTAATGGGGGGCTACCTACTCTGGGTGGAACCAGCGCCGCGGCTCCCCATGTGGCAGGAGAGGTCGCGTTATTGATGCAGCAGAAGTGGACTCTTAAATGGTGGCCTGAACTTACAAGAGCAGTTGTTATGACCTCCGCACTACACAATATTGAAGGTGATAGCAGACTAAGCGATAGAGATGGTTCCGGCGGTATTTCTGCCAAGTATGCCAGCCAAATATTGAGTGCTAATCATTTCGACAATGGGACATTCACCCAAACCAATTTTCCTGTGGGCACAAATAAGGATTATTTAGTGAATGTAAACGCAGGTGATCGAGTCAGAGCAACCATCTGCTGGGATGCGCATCCAGCAGCCACCTTACCTTACGACTACCCTTCTCCAGCACTATCAGCGGATTTTGATATGTATGTCTATGCTCCTGATGGGACTTTCTGGGCTTTTTCTGCTTCTTCATACAATAGCTACGAGATTGTTGATTTCAATGCAGCCGTTTCCGGTCAATACACTATTAGAATCCACAACTTCAGCATGTCGAGCACAGACGAGTATTATGGCTTCGCCTGGGATGCGAGAGCACCGTTGCATACTTTAACAACTCATGTCAGTCCTTTTCTTACTGGGACAGTGGAGCAAGTCCCTTTTTTGAGCGGTGCTTACGATCAGGGCGCAGTGGTCAATGTTACAGCTCACCCCGCTGCCAACTACCACTTTGTTAACTGGACGGGCGATACGGGCACAATTGCTAACCCCAATTCGGCCAATACCACCATTACGATGAACGGGGACTACACTATCACTGCCAACTTTGCTATCAACACGTATACCGTTTCCGCCTCAGTTTCCGGAGGCCACGGTTCGGTCAGTCCAACCAGCCAGAATATCAACCATGGCAGCAGCGCCACCATAAACATCACGCCTGACACCGGCTATCACATTGCCACCATCACCGATAACGGAGTCTCCCAGACCATTGTCAATCCTTACGTCATCTACAATGTCACAGCCGCCCACAGTGTGGCGGTCACCTTTGCCATCAACACCTACACCCTGACTTACACGGCAGGGGCCAACGGTTCCATCTCGGGCAGCAGCCCTCAGACGGTCAACTATGGAAGCAGCGGGACAGCGGTCACCGCAGTTCCCGCTACCGGATACCATTTTGTCAACTGGAGCGATAGCTCCACCGCTAACCCGCGGACGGATACCAATGTCACGGCAAACATAACGGTCACTGCCAACTTTGCTTTCGATATTCCTCCAAATAGTCCCCCAGTAGTCACCGACATCCCCAATCAAACCATTATCGAAGGCAACGCGTTTGCTGTCATTAATCTCGACGACTATGTAGCGGACCCCGACAACTCGGATTCTCAGATAACCTGGACCTGTTCTGGCAATGTCGAATTAACAGTGAGCATCACGAACCGGGTGGCGACCATCAGTGCCCCCGGCTCCGAATGGACGGGTTCCGAAACGGTAACTTTCCGAGCGACTGACCCCAGTGGTCTCTGGGATGAAGATCAAGCCACCTTAACCGTCGAAATCTGGGACCCATGGATGTACGATACGAATGCTAACGGAGTGATTGATAAGGACGAGGTGACTCAGGCCATGCTCGATTACTTGTTTAACGGCAAGATCACCAAAGAGCAGATGACCGACGTCATGATGCTGTATCTCTTCGGCGGTTAG
- the rpsO gene encoding 30S ribosomal protein S15 — MLQTEKKATIIQEFKINEKDTGSAPVQIAILTERINQLTSHMRINKHDFHTQRGLIKMVGRRRRLLKYLRANDLQSYKSLINTLKIRESN; from the coding sequence ATGCTACAAACGGAAAAGAAAGCAACCATCATTCAAGAATTTAAGATCAATGAAAAAGACACCGGTTCGGCCCCCGTTCAGATCGCTATCCTCACTGAGAGGATAAACCAATTGACCAGCCACATGAGAATTAACAAGCATGATTTTCATACCCAACGAGGGCTTATCAAAATGGTGGGGCGGCGGCGGCGTCTTCTGAAATACCTCAGAGCAAATGATCTTCAAAGCTATAAGTCGCTCATAAATACGCTCAAGATCAGAGAGAGTAACTAA
- a CDS encoding polyribonucleotide nucleotidyltransferase has protein sequence MSGLSDFSQIDVGGHELIIETGKLAEQAGGAVTVRYGDTVAMVTACVGNARLQEDRDFVPLTVDLEERLYAAGRIPGSFFRREGRAGQESTLTMRLIDRSVRPLFPKGFRNEVQVIVHVLSADQENDPDILSIVGASAALGLSGAPFDGPVGAVRVGYVNGDFVINPTYAQLAESQLDLVVAGTKEAVIMVEAGAKEVSEQVVLEAIKLAQEANFKIIEGCEKFIEAHRKPQIKFEEPHSNERLQQEAETVARSIFSEGLEKIDRAERQKREAMAREKMTERLGDACSAGEIKTAMDAWVKKEMRSIILEKGVRLAGRKVTEIRPISCEVGLLPRTHGSALFSRGQTQVLTITTLGSLKQEQMIDSISPEESKRYMHHYNFPPFSTGEIKRLGTGRREIGHGALAERALLPVIPDEDAFPYAIRLVSEVLSSNGSSSMASVCGSTLSLMDAGVPIKAPVAGIAMGLITGEEGKFAILTDIEGVEDFFGDMDFKVAGTADGITALQMDIKTRGMTYEIIEAGLKQAKEARLFILDRMKETISASRPTVSEHAPKMTKIKINPDKIRDVIGPGGRTIRSITEQTNTDIKVEQDGTIVIGAPNEEAAKKAISIIESLTMDPEIGMIYTGKVTSTTGFGAFVEILPGRDGLLHISELANYRVAQVEDVVSVGDEVTVMVIGIDPQGKIKLSRRALLDPAGPQDRPQGSRSPEGGNPGGENAAEKRFSRPGNAPPPHHPGRRQEPRR, from the coding sequence ATGTCAGGATTATCCGATTTTTCCCAGATCGACGTCGGGGGACATGAACTCATAATTGAGACCGGGAAGCTTGCTGAGCAAGCAGGTGGGGCAGTTACCGTCCGATACGGCGATACTGTAGCCATGGTCACAGCCTGCGTGGGCAATGCTCGGCTGCAGGAGGACAGAGACTTTGTTCCCCTCACCGTAGACCTTGAGGAAAGACTCTACGCCGCCGGCAGAATACCGGGAAGCTTCTTCCGAAGAGAAGGGCGAGCGGGGCAAGAATCCACCCTTACAATGCGACTGATAGATCGTTCGGTGCGCCCATTGTTCCCCAAGGGCTTTCGCAACGAGGTTCAGGTCATCGTCCACGTCCTTTCCGCAGACCAGGAGAATGACCCCGATATCCTTTCCATCGTCGGCGCTTCAGCAGCTTTGGGTCTCTCCGGTGCTCCTTTCGATGGCCCGGTAGGTGCGGTTCGAGTCGGTTACGTGAATGGCGATTTCGTCATTAACCCAACTTATGCCCAACTTGCCGAAAGCCAGCTTGATCTGGTGGTCGCCGGAACCAAAGAAGCGGTGATCATGGTAGAGGCAGGAGCCAAAGAGGTTTCGGAACAGGTTGTGCTGGAAGCCATCAAACTGGCCCAAGAGGCCAATTTCAAGATCATCGAAGGCTGCGAGAAATTCATAGAGGCACACAGAAAACCCCAGATAAAGTTTGAAGAGCCTCATTCGAATGAGCGGTTGCAACAAGAAGCAGAAACTGTAGCACGCAGCATATTCTCTGAAGGGCTTGAAAAGATAGATCGTGCTGAACGCCAGAAACGCGAAGCGATGGCACGGGAGAAGATGACAGAGCGCTTAGGCGATGCATGTTCAGCCGGAGAGATCAAAACAGCCATGGATGCCTGGGTGAAAAAAGAGATGCGCTCAATCATCCTGGAAAAGGGCGTTCGCCTTGCCGGCCGCAAGGTAACCGAGATCCGACCGATATCCTGTGAAGTCGGCCTCCTCCCGCGCACTCACGGCTCGGCGCTTTTCAGCCGTGGTCAAACTCAGGTGCTGACCATCACCACTCTGGGCTCCCTGAAGCAGGAACAGATGATTGATAGCATCAGCCCTGAGGAAAGCAAACGCTACATGCATCACTATAATTTCCCCCCCTTCAGTACGGGAGAAATAAAGAGATTAGGCACGGGAAGAAGAGAAATAGGACACGGAGCCCTAGCAGAAAGAGCACTCCTCCCGGTTATCCCCGATGAAGACGCTTTCCCCTATGCTATCCGGCTCGTTTCCGAAGTTCTCAGTTCCAACGGAAGCTCATCTATGGCCAGTGTATGCGGCAGCACGCTTTCCCTCATGGATGCCGGTGTTCCAATCAAAGCGCCTGTAGCAGGAATCGCTATGGGACTCATCACGGGCGAAGAGGGCAAGTTTGCCATCCTCACCGATATCGAAGGCGTGGAGGATTTCTTTGGCGATATGGATTTCAAGGTCGCCGGAACAGCCGATGGGATTACCGCCTTACAGATGGATATTAAGACGAGGGGCATGACATACGAAATCATTGAGGCAGGCCTCAAGCAGGCAAAGGAGGCACGCCTGTTTATCCTCGATCGAATGAAGGAAACGATCAGTGCCAGTCGTCCCACCGTTAGCGAACATGCACCTAAGATGACCAAGATCAAGATCAACCCGGATAAGATTCGCGATGTCATCGGTCCGGGCGGTCGGACGATAAGGTCCATAACAGAGCAAACCAACACCGATATCAAGGTTGAACAGGATGGAACGATCGTGATTGGCGCGCCCAACGAAGAAGCCGCTAAGAAGGCCATCAGTATCATCGAGAGCCTGACCATGGACCCTGAGATAGGGATGATCTATACCGGAAAGGTTACATCAACCACAGGGTTTGGCGCCTTCGTTGAAATCTTGCCGGGCAGGGACGGGCTGCTACACATCAGTGAACTGGCCAATTACCGCGTTGCTCAGGTTGAAGATGTAGTCTCAGTGGGCGACGAGGTTACTGTTATGGTTATCGGCATCGATCCCCAGGGTAAGATAAAATTATCCAGGCGTGCGCTGCTTGACCCTGCGGGGCCACAAGACAGGCCCCAAGGGAGCAGGAGCCCAGAGGGTGGTAATCCTGGCGGAGAAAACGCAGCGGAAAAGAGATTCAGCCGCCCGGGTAATGCCCCGCCTCCACACCACCCCGGCAGAAGACAGGAACCTCGCAGATAG